A single Halarcobacter anaerophilus DNA region contains:
- a CDS encoding HD-GYP domain-containing protein, which yields MKYSKILQNVDFKVQNEEYWKLIETTKTDLKKNNIVVLNLYDENQKLLLSINDIAPFNQINSILELDNIALDQEGYMIIPVEENLVYLSFHKKQLINNKIYYSNILKELDTQTVNLVQKDIFTTITIVFFSVSFVFLAIFPIIFSQYNELLAKKNELLKSNIISIVSLGNAIAKRDSDTNEHNYRVTYYSIKIAEELNLSKEQIQSLIKGAFLHDVGKIAISDNILLKPGKLTKEEFEIMKTHVIHGIEIVKDDIWLRDATKVIQNHHERIDGSGYPNGLKGGDIPIEARVFMVADVFDALTSKRPYKEPFDLEESFFIIQNETNKHFDKEVVSAFKKIYKILYYNTKKATEKELKKILSENVNYYFDVKFTD from the coding sequence ATGAAATATTCTAAGATTTTACAAAATGTAGATTTTAAAGTTCAAAATGAAGAGTATTGGAAGCTTATTGAAACTACTAAAACAGATTTAAAAAAGAATAATATTGTAGTACTAAACTTGTATGATGAAAATCAAAAGTTATTACTTTCAATAAATGATATTGCACCATTTAATCAAATAAATTCTATATTAGAACTAGATAATATCGCTTTAGATCAAGAGGGATATATGATAATACCTGTTGAGGAAAATTTGGTTTATTTAAGCTTTCATAAAAAACAACTTATTAATAATAAAATATACTATTCAAATATTTTGAAAGAACTTGATACCCAAACGGTAAATTTAGTACAAAAAGATATTTTTACAACAATAACGATTGTTTTTTTCAGTGTTAGTTTTGTATTTTTAGCTATCTTTCCTATTATTTTTAGCCAGTATAATGAATTGTTGGCTAAAAAAAATGAACTCTTAAAAAGTAATATCATATCAATAGTATCTTTAGGAAATGCAATTGCAAAAAGAGACAGTGATACAAATGAACATAACTATAGAGTTACTTATTACAGTATAAAAATAGCCGAAGAGTTGAATTTATCTAAAGAGCAAATTCAATCTTTAATAAAAGGTGCTTTTTTACATGATGTGGGGAAAATTGCAATTAGTGACAATATACTTTTAAAACCCGGTAAATTAACAAAAGAAGAGTTTGAAATTATGAAAACACATGTTATTCACGGTATTGAAATTGTAAAAGACGATATTTGGCTACGTGATGCAACAAAAGTGATACAAAACCACCATGAAAGAATTGACGGCAGCGGTTATCCAAACGGTTTGAAAGGAGGTGATATTCCAATTGAAGCTAGAGTTTTTATGGTTGCAGATGTATTTGATGCTTTAACTTCAAAAAGACCTTATAAAGAACCTTTCGATTTAGAAGAGAGTTTTTTTATAATACAAAATGAGACAAATAAACACTTTGACAAAGAAGTTGTTTCTGCTTTTAAAAAAATTTATAAAATTCTATATTATAATACAAAAAAAGCGACAGAAAAAGAATTAAAAAAAATTCTTAGTGAGAATGTTAATTATTATTTTGATGTAAAATTTACAGACTAA
- a CDS encoding ferritin-like domain-containing protein, whose translation MKWHYEKDIAYENIDINKVKDNIYLFKTMIIASFIEITSHIYERNLNEHYKNDEETTQWLQQTWEPEEVQHGESIKRYINTIWPEFDWEKHYNLFTNDYLPLCKVEALEPTKAGEMIARMVVETGTSTFYKTLVNYAKELKEPVLEDLASKISKDEVYHFEMFEKVFKKYKDEEKLTRNDITKVLYTRLNVINNEDIKIAFEAIQSEQSYDEYINQTKQFAKKYYPYKMATKMFIRPLGLHKSMESAIATIISPAFKILGI comes from the coding sequence ATGAAATGGCATTATGAAAAAGATATAGCATATGAAAATATTGATATAAATAAGGTAAAAGATAATATTTATCTTTTTAAAACAATGATAATTGCATCTTTTATTGAAATTACTTCTCATATTTATGAAAGAAATCTCAATGAACACTATAAAAATGACGAAGAAACTACACAATGGCTTCAACAAACTTGGGAACCTGAAGAAGTGCAGCATGGAGAATCCATAAAACGATATATCAATACTATTTGGCCTGAGTTTGATTGGGAGAAACATTATAATCTATTTACAAATGATTATCTTCCTTTATGCAAAGTAGAAGCCTTAGAGCCTACAAAAGCGGGAGAAATGATAGCTCGAATGGTAGTTGAAACGGGAACTTCTACTTTTTATAAAACACTCGTAAATTATGCAAAAGAGTTAAAAGAACCGGTGCTTGAAGATTTGGCTTCAAAAATCTCAAAAGATGAAGTTTATCATTTTGAAATGTTTGAAAAAGTATTTAAAAAATATAAAGATGAAGAGAAATTAACGAGAAATGATATTACTAAAGTTTTATATACCAGACTTAACGTAATAAACAATGAAGATATAAAAATAGCCTTTGAAGCTATTCAAAGTGAACAAAGTTATGATGAATATATCAATCAAACTAAACAATTTGCAAAAAAGTATTATCCATATAAAATGGCTACAAAAATGTTTATTAGACCCTTAGGATTACATAAAAGTATGGAAAGTGCCATTGCTACAATTATATCACCGGCTTTTAAAATATTAGGAATTTAA
- a CDS encoding patatin-like phospholipase family protein codes for MKINNKKTISLVLGSGGARGYAHIGVIETIEKKGYTIKSIAGSSMGALIGGLYAVGKLKEYKQWVLNLNYYDIYKLLSISSVEGGLVDAEKVFDKIKTFIGDINIEDLPIKYKAVATSLNTQETIVFEKGKLIDAIRASVAIPTIFIPIYKDDKILVDGGVLNPLPINLTSKDKTDLKIAVNLDANIKNKYIIDIPIEQLTREEVLYNEFNNLLNKAETLLPKELLTIVYKYRLNWISKKKEKKKALIKCDISSILRMTLNTARTVLSKYYIQNNKVDILIEISKESCSFYEFTKAYEMIEIGKMAANEAVK; via the coding sequence TTGAAAATAAATAATAAAAAAACAATATCTTTGGTTTTAGGGAGTGGAGGAGCAAGAGGATATGCCCATATAGGAGTTATTGAAACCATTGAAAAAAAAGGATACACAATAAAATCTATAGCAGGTTCCTCTATGGGAGCTTTAATAGGAGGTCTTTATGCTGTTGGGAAACTAAAAGAGTATAAACAATGGGTATTAAATTTAAATTATTATGATATTTATAAATTATTGAGTATTTCATCGGTTGAAGGGGGGTTAGTAGATGCAGAAAAAGTATTTGATAAAATCAAAACTTTTATTGGAGATATTAATATTGAAGATTTACCCATAAAATATAAAGCTGTAGCTACAAGCTTAAATACTCAAGAAACAATTGTTTTTGAAAAAGGCAAACTTATAGATGCAATAAGAGCATCTGTTGCTATTCCTACTATTTTTATTCCCATATATAAAGATGATAAAATTTTAGTTGATGGAGGAGTTTTAAATCCCTTACCCATAAATCTAACTTCAAAAGACAAAACAGATTTAAAAATAGCTGTTAATTTAGATGCAAATATTAAAAATAAATATATTATAGATATTCCAATAGAACAATTAACAAGAGAAGAGGTTTTATATAATGAATTTAATAATTTGCTAAACAAAGCTGAAACCTTATTGCCTAAAGAATTATTGACTATTGTATATAAATATCGACTAAATTGGATAAGCAAAAAAAAAGAAAAAAAGAAAGCTCTAATCAAATGTGATATCTCTTCTATTTTACGAATGACGTTAAATACTGCACGAACTGTTTTATCCAAGTATTATATACAAAACAATAAAGTAGATATACTTATAGAAATTTCAAAGGAAAGTTGTTCTTTTTATGAATTTACAAAAGCCTATGAAATGATAGAAATTGGAAAAATGGCAGCTAATGAGGCTGTAAAGTGA
- a CDS encoding DUF2238 domain-containing protein, producing MSYFPHILAFVFFIFFVLSALNPLDKTVWIVEIIPILSIYLLLIMTYKKFKFSNTSYTLIFIGLFWHTIGAHYTFAEVPFDFITNLFNFERNNFDRIGHIVVGFYAYPVAEFLIRKKYANKVIASFFALFFITSIAAAYEIVEWGYAVIEGGDAGIEFLGSQGDAWDAQKDMLCDIVGAIIVLCLLWIYKLKEREKNHDN from the coding sequence GTGAGTTATTTTCCTCATATATTAGCCTTTGTTTTTTTCATATTCTTTGTATTATCAGCATTGAATCCTCTTGATAAAACTGTATGGATAGTAGAAATTATACCCATCCTTAGTATATATTTATTATTAATAATGACTTATAAAAAGTTTAAGTTTTCAAATACTTCTTATACCTTAATATTTATAGGATTATTTTGGCATACTATAGGTGCACACTATACTTTTGCAGAAGTACCTTTTGATTTTATAACCAATTTATTTAACTTCGAAAGAAACAATTTTGATAGAATAGGACATATAGTAGTTGGATTTTATGCCTATCCCGTTGCAGAATTTTTAATTAGAAAAAAATATGCAAATAAAGTGATTGCCTCTTTTTTTGCTCTGTTTTTTATAACAAGTATTGCAGCAGCTTATGAAATAGTCGAATGGGGATATGCAGTTATTGAAGGAGGTGATGCAGGCATAGAGTTTTTAGGTTCGCAAGGTGATGCTTGGGATGCACAAAAAGATATGCTTTGTGATATTGTAGGAGCGATAATTGTTTTATGTTTACTTTGGATATATAAATTAAAAGAAAGAGAAAAGAATCATGATAATTGA
- a CDS encoding AI-2E family transporter, which translates to MIIEQKNVFSILAYLVIIIIGLKLSSSIILPFLIAFFLFIIFLPLIKILNKYSVPNSISTLIILLIIIFIIFLFSSYFISANEDIIRNLNFYQNKYQEIIYKIILFFEHLNISFEWSSLIKAVEPGKIIRYITNFFSNMGNIILDISLTILLLMFLLFESNTVLKKTSYFIKTKEGENKIDTFFKNINRYFLIKTFTSLLTGFLIWIILSYFELPHAFFFALITFLLNYIPSIGSFIAAFFAIFASLLQLKDKFVE; encoded by the coding sequence ATGATAATTGAGCAAAAAAATGTATTTTCCATATTAGCATATCTAGTTATAATAATAATCGGATTAAAACTAAGTAGTAGTATAATTTTACCTTTTTTAATAGCATTTTTTCTATTTATTATATTTTTACCTCTCATTAAGATATTAAATAAATATTCTGTACCTAATTCAATTAGTACATTAATAATACTATTAATTATTATATTTATAATATTTTTATTCAGTTCATATTTTATATCTGCAAATGAAGATATTATACGAAATCTTAATTTTTATCAAAATAAATACCAAGAAATAATTTATAAAATTATCTTATTTTTTGAGCATTTAAATATATCTTTTGAATGGAGTAGCTTAATAAAAGCTGTTGAACCGGGCAAGATCATTCGATATATAACCAATTTTTTTAGTAATATGGGAAATATTATTTTGGACATATCTTTAACTATATTATTACTAATGTTTTTATTATTTGAGTCAAATACAGTTTTAAAAAAAACATCTTATTTTATAAAAACAAAAGAGGGAGAAAATAAAATAGATACTTTTTTTAAAAATATCAATAGATATTTTTTAATTAAAACATTTACATCCTTACTTACAGGTTTTCTTATTTGGATAATATTATCTTATTTTGAACTTCCTCATGCTTTTTTCTTTGCCTTAATTACTTTTTTATTAAATTATATTCCAAGTATAGGCTCTTTTATAGCTGCATTTTTTGCTATATTTGCCTCTTTATTACAATTAAAAGATAAATTTGTTGAATAA
- a CDS encoding ABC transporter permease: MNNSFLKTDSKDDILTLIFNGELTLYKINSYQILLNQINFSKFNTIVIDLKNLNFMDTASAIFIDDLSKEMLKKNKKTQIDINNKDISDTLKLVQNTRKNDFSQSSVKKKDILKNIGETAYKYYLTFLSFLSFLGKLFIHLLYILKNPKNIRYKEILFEINESAIKAFFIIALSSFLVGIVIAYQSANQLSLYGANIFIVDMIGLSMLRELSPVITAVIIAGRSGSSFTAQIGAMKITQELDAMRSMGFEPYLFLVLPKLIALIIMMPILIFISDFTAVLGGMLIANLDLGISFNLFLDRFSKVIEIRHFLVGIGKGPFFAVLIASIAIYRGLMVKNDTQSIGYNTTKSVVESIFAVIICDAIFSIIFTNLGI, from the coding sequence TTGAATAATTCATTTTTAAAAACAGATTCCAAAGATGATATATTAACTCTAATATTTAACGGTGAACTTACCTTATATAAAATCAACAGCTATCAGATATTGCTAAACCAAATAAATTTTTCTAAGTTTAACACTATAGTAATTGATCTAAAAAATTTGAATTTTATGGACACTGCTTCTGCAATTTTCATTGATGATTTATCCAAGGAAATGTTAAAAAAGAACAAAAAAACACAAATAGATATTAATAATAAAGATATATCAGATACTTTAAAACTTGTTCAAAATACAAGGAAAAACGATTTTTCACAATCTTCTGTCAAAAAAAAAGATATCCTAAAAAATATTGGTGAAACTGCATACAAATATTATTTGACTTTTTTATCTTTTTTATCTTTTTTGGGCAAATTATTTATACATTTACTTTATATTTTAAAAAATCCAAAAAACATAAGATACAAAGAGATTTTATTTGAGATAAATGAAAGTGCTATTAAAGCTTTTTTTATAATTGCTTTAAGCAGCTTTCTTGTTGGAATCGTAATTGCCTATCAATCAGCCAATCAGTTAAGTTTATACGGTGCAAACATTTTTATAGTAGATATGATAGGGCTTTCTATGTTAAGGGAGTTGTCTCCTGTTATTACAGCTGTGATAATAGCAGGACGAAGTGGTTCCTCTTTTACTGCTCAAATAGGAGCTATGAAAATTACACAAGAGTTGGATGCAATGCGTTCAATGGGCTTTGAACCATATTTGTTTTTAGTTTTGCCAAAACTCATAGCACTTATTATTATGATGCCAATATTGATTTTTATATCTGATTTTACAGCTGTACTTGGAGGAATGTTAATCGCAAATTTGGATTTGGGAATAAGTTTTAATCTGTTTTTGGACAGATTTAGCAAAGTTATAGAGATAAGACATTTTTTAGTTGGAATTGGGAAAGGACCCTTTTTTGCTGTTTTAATTGCTTCTATTGCAATTTATAGAGGCTTAATGGTAAAAAATGACACCCAAAGTATAGGGTATAATACTACAAAAAGTGTCGTTGAATCAATTTTTGCTGTTATTATCTGTGATGCAATTTTTTCTATTATTTTCACAAATTTAGGTATCTAA
- a CDS encoding ABC transporter ATP-binding protein gives MKEIIKVKGIKTVFGDKIVHDGLNLSVNKGEIYGILGPSGCGKTTLLRQIVMLEQFQEGTIEILEKDLNYISLKDAQLLRQCWGVLFQFGALFSSLTIGENIALPLKEYTDLNDKIIKEIIEFKIHIVGLKFSDISLYPSQISGGMKKKAGLARALALDPKLLFLDEPTSGLDPISARDFDKLILNLRDLLGLTIVMVSHDLKSIHDTSDRFAVIDNKKIIYEGSFDNIDSIDNRFINNFFQKGI, from the coding sequence ATGAAAGAGATTATAAAAGTAAAAGGGATAAAAACTGTTTTTGGAGACAAAATTGTCCATGATGGTTTGAATCTAAGTGTAAACAAAGGTGAAATTTATGGGATTTTAGGTCCAAGTGGCTGTGGAAAAACAACTTTGCTTCGACAAATAGTTATGTTGGAGCAGTTTCAAGAGGGAACCATAGAAATATTAGAAAAAGATTTAAACTATATTAGTCTAAAAGATGCCCAACTTTTGAGACAATGTTGGGGTGTACTTTTTCAATTTGGAGCTTTATTCTCATCTTTGACTATTGGTGAGAATATTGCTCTACCCCTTAAAGAATATACAGATTTAAATGATAAAATAATAAAAGAGATAATTGAATTTAAAATACATATTGTAGGATTAAAATTTTCTGATATTTCACTATATCCTTCTCAAATAAGCGGTGGTATGAAAAAAAAAGCAGGACTGGCAAGAGCTTTGGCACTTGATCCAAAACTTCTATTTTTGGATGAACCCACAAGCGGGCTAGATCCTATTTCTGCGAGGGATTTTGATAAATTAATCTTAAACTTAAGGGATTTATTGGGATTAACTATAGTTATGGTATCACATGATTTAAAGTCTATTCACGATACATCAGACAGATTTGCAGTTATTGATAATAAAAAAATTATTTATGAAGGATCATTTGATAATATAGATTCAATTGATAATAGATTTATAAATAACTTTTTTCAAAAAGGTATTTAA